In one Acipenser ruthenus chromosome 10, fAciRut3.2 maternal haplotype, whole genome shotgun sequence genomic region, the following are encoded:
- the LOC117404206 gene encoding BMP/retinoic acid-inducible neural-specific protein 3-like gives MICWYIVFKLFFLMVLWEWITLSLHCWGVAVAAGSSNAAGPLGWLLSDKGPFHQSQEFTEFVARYQQGFTTRYKIYREFGRWKVNNIALERKDYTGFDLPLDPEFTQNIRLLGRRPSLKRITESIIKKYGTHFVLSSTLGGEESLTIFVDKRKLSKNSDASDSNANSTSVSLETLHQLAASYFIDRESTLRKLHHSQIASTAIKVTETRTGPLGCSNYDSLDSVSSVLVQSPENKIHLQGLQVILPEYLKKRFVQAALSYIGCNSEGEFICKDNDCWCECSSRFPECNCPYRDLKAMEDNLLHIREAWTIINNDFEESDEFKLFVKRLPTFYALNTSAIQQMWKMDSSIQHRYKQLESGLSLLLKKAQTNVHRLFSLSKRCRMQPKLVVLRERSLKYWLSYVQSILYCNENNQIGTFSEETRSCSCPYEQPTCQGLIPCTVGEGTYCASCSYDNRTRCGNCNPGYMLSQGSCRPEASDSTEHYIGFETDLQDLEMKYLLQKRDSRIAVHAIFVSNDMRLNSWFDPSWRKRMLLTLKSNKYKSSLVHMLLGMSIQICVTKNSTLEPVLSVYINPFGGSHSESWFMPIDQNSYPDWERTKIDIPLDCYNWTLTLGNKWKTFFETVHIYLRSQVTSAGPLGNSSVYYEPVDFMDPSRNLGYMKINSVQVFGYSMHFDPEAIQDLILQLDYPYTQGSQDSALLQLLEIRDRVNRLSPPGQQQLDLFSCLLRHRLKLSTSEVVRIVAALQLFNAKLPNSVEYETTKLCS, from the exons AGAGTTTGGTCGCTGGAAGGTCAACAATATTGCTCTCGAAAGGAAAGACTACACTGGCTTTGATTTGCCTCTTGATCCAGAGTTTACGCAGAATATAAGATTGTTGGGACGAAGACCAAGCCTCAAGAGGATAACTGAAAGCATCATAAAGAAATATGGGACCCATTTTGTACTGTCATCAACATTGGGAg GAGAAGAATCTTTGACTATATTTGTGGATAAGAGGAAGCTGAGTAAGAACTCTGATGCCAGTGATTCTAATGCTAATAGTACTTCTGTATCTCTGGAAACTCTTCACCAGCTTGCAGCCTCATATTTCATTGACAGAGAGAGCACACTGCGCAAGCTGCACCACAGTCAGATTGCCTCAACAGCTATCAAG GTAACTGAAACTAGAACTGGTCCTCTTGGATGCAGTAACTATGACAGCCTTGATTCTGTCAGTTCTGTTCTGGTTCAGAGTCCTGAAAACAAAATTCATTTACAAG gacTACAAGTTATTTTAccagaatatttgaaaaagcgTTTTGTGCAGGCTGCTCTTAGTTACATTGGCTGTAACTCGGAGGGAGAATTCATCTGTAAAGACAATGACTGCTGGTGCGAGTGCAGCAGCAGGTTTCCAGAATGCAACTGTCCATACAGGGACCTCAAAGCAATGGAAGATAACCTACTACACATCAGAGAGGCTTGGACAATAATCAATAATGATTTTGAGGAATCAG ATGAGTTCAAGCTCTTTGTGAAAAGACTACCAACATTCTATGCTTTAAACACATCTGCTATTCAGCAGATGTGGAAGATGGATTCCAGCATTCAGCATCGCTATAAACAGCTGGAGTCAGGCTTGAGTCTGCTCCTAAAAAAGGCACAAACAAATGTCCATAGACTTTTTAGCCTCAGTAAGAGATGTCGCATGCAACCTAAACTAGTTGTGCTgagagaaag gtcTCTAAAATACTGGTTGAGTTATGTACAGTCCATCCTGTACTGCAATGAGAACAATCAGATTGGGACTTTTTCTGAAGAGACAAGAAGCTGCTCTTGTCCCTATGAACAGCCTACCTGTCAGGGGCTTATTCCATGTACTGTAGGGGAAGGGACTTATTGTGCCTCTTGCTCATATGATAACCGCACCCGATGTGGGAATTGCAATCCAGGCTACATGCTTAGCCAAGGGTCTTGTAGACCTGAGGCATCTGATTCTACAGAGCATTATATTGGTTTTGAAACTGACTTGCAAGACCTTGAGATGAAATACCTGCTTCAGAAAAGGGACAGCAGGATTGCAGTCCATGCCATCTTCGTCAGCAATGATATGCGGCTCAATAGCTGGTTTGATCCATCGTGGCGCAAACGGATGCTGCTTACACTAAAGAGCAACAAATACAAGTCCAGCCTCGTCCATATGCTTCTGGGAATGTCTATACAGATCTGTGTGACCAAAAACAGTACATTGGAACCAGTACTGTCTGTTTATATCAACCCCTTTGGGGGTAGTCACTCAGAAAGCTGGTTTATGCCCATTGATCAAAACAGTTACCCAGACTGGGAAAGGACTAAGATAGATATACCTCTTGATTGTTACAACTGGACTTTGACTCTGGGTAACAAATGGAAAACCTTTTTTGAAACTGTTCACATCTACCTGAGAAGCCAGGTCACGTCAGCAGGTCCCCTTGGCAACAGCAGCGTCTACTATGAGCCAGTGGACTTCATGGACCCTTCAAGGAACCTGGGatacatgaaaataaacagtgtgCAGGTGTTCGGTTACAGTATGCACTTTGACCCAGAGGCGATTCAGGACCTGATTCTACAGCTGGACTATCCGTACACTCAGGGATCACAGGACTCTGCTCTACTGCAGCTGCTGGAAATCAGAGACCGGGTTAACAGGCTCTCCCCACCCGGCCAGCAGCAATTGGACCTCTTTTCTTGCTTACTTCGCCATCGGCTTAAACTATCCACTAGTGAGGTAGTGAGAATTGTAGCTGCTCTGCAGCTTTTCAATGCCAAGCTACCAAACTCAGTGGAATATGAAACAACCAAATTATGTAGTTAA